From the Anaeromyxobacter dehalogenans 2CP-1 genome, the window ACGCCGCGCAGCTGCGCGCGGGTCGCCTCGAGCAGTGCCGCCGGGGCCTCCGGCGCCGGTCCGGACGGAACGGCTTCCATGCGCTCGCTCATCCTCTCCACGCGCCGAGACCGCCGCGTCGCGCCGCCCCGGCACCGGCCGGGGGGGCCGAGCGCCCGGCTCAGCACCGCCCGTGCCACGGCCGGCGCGCGCGCCGGAATCGCGCGGCGTCGCACGCGCCAGCGTCGCCGGCGCATGGCGGCGCCGCTTTCACCCGGGGTTCATGGGCGCGGTGCGCGGCGACCCGCCCGCCTCGGCCGCGGCGCCGGCGCGAGAGCCGCCCCCAGCGCGAGGATCCGGCGGGCACCCCGCGCGCGCAGTGAAACGCACCCCGGAGTGGAGGCGGCCCCAGCCGCGGGCGCGCGCCGCCCGGGGCGAGCCGCGCGACTCGGGTGCGTCGCCACCCGCGGCGCACGCGCCCGCAGGCGCCGCGCGCGTCGCGTTCCTGACGCCGCCGCGGCCCCGGCGCGCGCGTCCCGGCGGGGCGCCGGGCGGGCGCGCCGGTCCCGTGGCGCGCGCCGGCGGCTCGCGCCCCGCTGGCACGCCGGGTGCTCCATCGCGGCGCGGAGCTCGCGGCGCCAGGACCGCGACGCGGCCGCGACGCCGCGAGACGAGACGGGAGGATCGCACGTGACGACGGAGCTGGCGAAGGCCGACGGAGCGGCGGGCACGGCCACGGAGCTGGGCCGCCGCCTCGCCGGGAAGTACATGACGTTCCAGCTCGCGCGCGAGGAGTACGGGATCGAGATCCTCACCGTGCGCGAGATCATCGGGCTGCTGGAGATGACCCGCGTGCCGCGCACGCGCGACTTCATCCGCGGGGTCATCAACCTGCGCGGCAAGGTCATCCCGGTCATCGACCTGCGCCTCAAGTTCGGCATGGAGCGGTGCGAGCCCTCCGATCAGACCGTGATCATCGTGGTGCACTGCGCGGTGGACGGGAGGCCGCTCACCATGGGCCTGCTGGTGGATCAGGTGCTCGAGGTCCTCTCCATCGGCCCGGCGATGATCGAGCCGACGCCCGCGCTCGGGCAGGCCGCGCCGGAGGAGGACTTCATCCTCGGCGTCGGGAAGCACGACCGGCGCATCGTGTTCCTGCTCGACATCGCTCGGATCCTCTCCTCGGACGACGCCCGCGAGCTGGGCCGCGCGTCCGCCGCCGGCGCGCCCGCCGGCGTCACCCCTGGCCCCGAGACGACGGGAGACGTGCCATGAAGACCCGCAACACCAACAACGGGAAGCTCATCTTCGCGGGGTTCCTCGCCGCGAACATCCTGGCGGTCGCCATCGGCGCCACCTCCTTCTTCACGGTGCGGCGCCTGTCCGGCTCGCTCACGGCCGTCACCAACCAGGAGCTGCCCGCAGCGCTGGCGCTGGCGCGGGTTCGCGCGGCGGTCAACGGCGTCATGCGCGCCGCCAACGGGATGATGAGCCCGCGGATCTCCGGCGACGCCGAGACCCGCGAGGCCGTGTTCACGCTGGCGGAGGGCTCGCTGCGGGACCTCGCCCAGGCCCGGAAGGTCTTCGATGGGGTCACGCACGCCGCCGCGGAGCGCGACGTGTGGGGGCGCGTGAGCGGGTCGCTGGATGCCTGGAACGGCCTGGTCGCGGCCTACGTGGACGCGGTCCGCCGGCGCGAGACGCAGCTCACCCCCGAGGCCGACGAGCGCTGCTGGATCCTGTACCAGCGGCTCCGCGGCAAGCAGGTCGAGTTCGCGCCGCTGCTCGACGGGATGATCGAGGCGTCGGCGAAGGACGCGCAGGCGCTCGAGGCGGAGTCCGCCGTGGCGGCAGGCCGCAGCCAGCTCACGGTCGCGGTCCTGGTGATCGCGGGCTCGATCGCGATGCTGGCCATCGCGTGGCTCCTCGCGCGGCGCGTGTCGCGGGCCATCGGCGCCATGGTGACCGAGACCGGCCGCCTCTCGGCGGCGGTCGAGGCGGGGCGGCTGGACGTGCGAGGGGACCTCGCGCGCGTCGACCCCGACTTCCGCCCGGTGGTGCAGGGGATCAACGCCACCATGGACGCCTACGCGCGCCCGATCCGGATGGCCGCGGACTGCGTCACCCGCATCGCGCAGGGCGACATCCCCGAGCCCATCACCGACCGGTACGAGGGCGACTTCGACCGCATCAAGGAGGCGCTCAACGGCTGCATCGCGAGCCTGTCCGGCGTCCTCGGCGCCATGGAGGCCACCGGCCGGGCCCAGGACGAGGGCGACATCGAGGCGTTCGTCGAGGAGGAGCGGTTCCAGGGCGCCTACCGCCGCGTCGCGGCGAGCATGAACGCCGGGCTCCGCACCCACGTCTCCGCGATCCTCGAGATGCTCACCACGTTCGGCGCCTACGGCGAGGGCGACTTCGAGCCGAAGCTGGCGCCGCGCAAGGGCAAGCAGGCGGTCGCGAACGAGACCTGCGACCGGATCCGCGACAACCTGCGCGCGGTCGCCGCCGAGGTCCAGGCGCTCACCGCCGCAGCCGCGGAGGGGCGGCTGTCGACCCGCGCCGACGCCGCCCGCTTCCAGGGCGACTGGCGCACGCTGGTCGAGGGCGTCAACGGTACGCTCGACGCGATCGTCGGCCCGCTCAAGGTGGCGTCGAACGTGGTGGACGAGATCTCGCGCGGCGCGATCCCGCCGCCGGTGGCCGAGGCCTGGTCCGGCGACTTCGTCCGCCTGAAGGATCACCTGAACGGCTGCATCGCCGCGGTGAACCTGCTGGCGGCCGACGCGAACCGGCTCGCCGAGGCCGCGGTGGCCGGCAGCCTCGACGCGCGCGCCGACGCCGCGCGCCACCAGGGCGACTTCCGGCGCATCGTGGAGGGGGTGAACCGGACGCTCGACGCCGTCCTCGCGCCGGTGGAGGAGGCCGCGGGCGTGCTGGAGAAGCTGGCGCACCGCGACCTGCGCGCGCGGGTCCAGGGCACCTACCAGGGCGGCCACGCCCGCATCGCCGACTCGGTGAACGGCACGGCGACGGCGCTCCACGACGCGCTCGCCCAGGTGAACGACGCGGTGGAGCAGGTGTCCAGCGCCGCCGCGCAGATCGCCGCCTCGTCGCAGGCGGTGGCGTCCGGCGCCTCGCAGCAGGCCTCCTCGCTGGAGCAGACCTCCAGCTCGATCGAGGAGGTCTCGGGCATGACCAAGCAGTCCTCGGACAACGCGCAGCAGGCGAACCAGCTCGCGGTGACCGCGCGCGGCGCCGCGACCGAGGGCGCGACCGCGGTCGAGCAGATGCAGGGCGCGATGGCGCGCATCAAGGCGTCGGCCGAGGGCACCGCGCAGATCATCAAGGACATCAACGAGATCGCGTTCCAGACCAACCTCCTCGCGCTCAACGCTGCGGTGGAGGCGGCGCGCGCGGGCGAGGCCGGCCGCGGCTTCGCGGTCGTCGCCGAGGAGGTGCGCTCGCTCGCGCTCCGCTCCAAGGAGGCGGCCAACAAGACCGAGGCCCTCATCCGCGACTCGGTGAAGCAGGCCGGCGAGGGCGAGGTCACCGCGCGGCACGTGGCCGCCAAGCTCGGCGAGATCGTGCAGGGCATCGGCAAGGTCACCGACATCGTCTCGGAGATCGCGGCCGCCGCCCGGGAGCAGTCCACCGGCATCGAGCAGGTGAACAAGGCCATCGCCGAGATGGACAAGGTCACCCAGCAGAACGCCGCCTCGGCGGAGGAGTCGTCGTCCGCCGCCTCGGAGCTGTCCGGTCAGTCGGAGGAGCTCGCGGCGATGGTGGGCGCGTTCCAGCTCGACCGCTCGCAGCGGCAGGCGGCGCCGCGCCGTCCCGCCGCCGCGCCGGTCCGCTCGCCCCCCGTGGCGCCGCCCGGCGCCCGCCCGCGCCCCGGCACGAACGGCGCGGGCGCGCTCGCGAGCTCTCGCGCGCTCGCGGAGCAGGCGTTCCCGATGGACGACGACGCCGAGATCCGGGACTTCTAGTGGAGGCCCCGCGCCCCCCAGGGACCGGACCCCGGCGCGTCCGGGTGCTGGTGGTGGACGACTCCGCCGTGGTGCGGAACGTCTTCCAGCAGGAGCTCTCCGCCGATCCGGAGATCGAGGTGGTGGGGACGGCGCCGGATCCGTTCGCGGCGCGCGACCTCATCCTGGAGCGCTCGCCCGACGTGATCACGCTGGACGTGGAGATGCCGCGCATGGACGGCCTCACGTTCCTCCACAAGATCATGCGCTACCGGCCCACGCCGGTGATCGTGGTGTCGTCGCTCACGCCCGCCGGCGGCGCGCTCGCGCTGGAGGCGCTCGCCGCCGGCGCCTGCGACGTGATGTGCAAGCCCGGCGCGGCGTACTCGGTGGGCGAGATGACCGCCGACCTGGTCGAGAAGGTGAAGGAGGCGGCCGCGGCCGGCGTGCGCGCGCCCGCGCCGCTGCCGCCGCCGCCGCGCGCCGCGACGTCGTGCGCCCTGTCCCGGACCACGCACCAGGTGGTCGCCATCGGCGCCTCCACCGGCGGCACCGTCGCCATCGAGCGGATCCTGGTGGCGCTCCCGCCCAGCGCACCCGGCATCGTGATCACCCAGCACATGCCCGAGCTGTTCACCCGCTTCTTCGCGAAGCGCCTGCGGGACCAGTCCGGCCTCGACGCCCGCGAGGCGCAGGGCGGCGAGTCGGTGGTGCCGGGGACGGTGCTGGTCGCGCCGGGCAACCGGCACATGCTCCTCCGGCGGTCCGGCGCCCGCTACGTGGTCGAGGTCAAGGACGGGCCCCGGGTGAACCGGCACCGACCCTCGGTGGACGTGATGTTCCGCTCGGTGGCCCGCACCGCCGGGAGCAACGCGGTCGGCGTGATCCTGACCGGCATGGGCGGCGACGGCGCCCAGGGCCTGCTCGCGATGCGCGAGGCGGGCGCGCGCACGGTCGCGCAGGACGAGGGATCCTGCGTGGTGTACGGGATGCCGAAGGTCGCGGTGGAGGCCGGGGCGGTGGAGCGCACCCTCCCGCTCGACCGCATCGCCCCGGAGCTCCTGCGGCTCACGGACGGCGCGCTCCCCTGAGCGGGGTCACGGGATCAGAGCGGCGCGATCTCCTCGCCCGACTGCACCGTCACCCGGCCCGAGTCCAGGAACAGGCGCACCGTCCGCGAGCGCGCGCCGCCCACGTCCTCCGCCGCCACGGCCACCCGCGCGCGGCGCAGGATGCGCCGCATGGCGGCGTGGTTGCGCCGGCCGATGTCGAAGACGCCGTACAGGTCGTTGAAGCTCCCGCCTCCCGCCGCCTTGACCACCAGGTCCTCCTTGCGACAGCCGCGGGCGTACAGCCGCTCGAAGAGCAGCGGGATGCCGGTGTCGGCGAACGTGCCCGGCGCGCCGCGCGCCCGCTCCGGCGAGAGCGCGGAGGTGGGGAGCTGGAAGTGCAGCATGCCGCCGACGTGGCGGCCGGGATCCCAGACGACGAGCGCGATGCACGAGCCCAGCCCGTGCGTCACGATCACGCCGCCCGGCTCACCGGTCACCACCAGGCCGCCGATGCCGACGGTGACGAGGCTCACGTGGCCTCCGGCATCCGGTACACCGAGGGGCGCTCGCTGCGCAGCCGCGTGGGGATCCCCGCCAGCGTCTCCGAGTGGCCCACGAACAGCGGGGCGCCCGGGCGCAGCAGGCGCTCGAGCTCCTCGACCAGCCCCGCGCGCATGGGCCGGTCGAAGTAGATCATCACGTTCCGGCAGAAGATCGCGTCGAGCGGCCCGCGCATCGGGTACGGGTGCTCGGCCAGGTTGAGGCGGCGGAGCACCACCCGCTCCCGCAACCGTGGGACCACCTCGTGCAGCGTCGACCCGCCGGGCCCCGGTCGCGCCGCGAGGAACCGCGCCCGCAGCGCCGCCGGGATGGCGGCCACCTCCTCGTCCGCGTAGGTGGCCTCCGCCGCGCGCGCCAGCACGCGGGTGGAGAGATCGGTCGCGAGGATCCGCCAGTCGCAGCCGTCGAGCTCGGGCTCGAGCACCATCGCGGCGGTGTAGGGCTCCTCGC encodes:
- a CDS encoding chemotaxis protein CheW; the protein is MTTELAKADGAAGTATELGRRLAGKYMTFQLAREEYGIEILTVREIIGLLEMTRVPRTRDFIRGVINLRGKVIPVIDLRLKFGMERCEPSDQTVIIVVHCAVDGRPLTMGLLVDQVLEVLSIGPAMIEPTPALGQAAPEEDFILGVGKHDRRIVFLLDIARILSSDDARELGRASAAGAPAGVTPGPETTGDVP
- a CDS encoding methyl-accepting chemotaxis protein, whose amino-acid sequence is MKTRNTNNGKLIFAGFLAANILAVAIGATSFFTVRRLSGSLTAVTNQELPAALALARVRAAVNGVMRAANGMMSPRISGDAETREAVFTLAEGSLRDLAQARKVFDGVTHAAAERDVWGRVSGSLDAWNGLVAAYVDAVRRRETQLTPEADERCWILYQRLRGKQVEFAPLLDGMIEASAKDAQALEAESAVAAGRSQLTVAVLVIAGSIAMLAIAWLLARRVSRAIGAMVTETGRLSAAVEAGRLDVRGDLARVDPDFRPVVQGINATMDAYARPIRMAADCVTRIAQGDIPEPITDRYEGDFDRIKEALNGCIASLSGVLGAMEATGRAQDEGDIEAFVEEERFQGAYRRVAASMNAGLRTHVSAILEMLTTFGAYGEGDFEPKLAPRKGKQAVANETCDRIRDNLRAVAAEVQALTAAAAEGRLSTRADAARFQGDWRTLVEGVNGTLDAIVGPLKVASNVVDEISRGAIPPPVAEAWSGDFVRLKDHLNGCIAAVNLLAADANRLAEAAVAGSLDARADAARHQGDFRRIVEGVNRTLDAVLAPVEEAAGVLEKLAHRDLRARVQGTYQGGHARIADSVNGTATALHDALAQVNDAVEQVSSAAAQIAASSQAVASGASQQASSLEQTSSSIEEVSGMTKQSSDNAQQANQLAVTARGAATEGATAVEQMQGAMARIKASAEGTAQIIKDINEIAFQTNLLALNAAVEAARAGEAGRGFAVVAEEVRSLALRSKEAANKTEALIRDSVKQAGEGEVTARHVAAKLGEIVQGIGKVTDIVSEIAAAAREQSTGIEQVNKAIAEMDKVTQQNAASAEESSSAASELSGQSEELAAMVGAFQLDRSQRQAAPRRPAAAPVRSPPVAPPGARPRPGTNGAGALASSRALAEQAFPMDDDAEIRDF
- a CDS encoding protein-glutamate methylesterase/protein-glutamine glutaminase yields the protein MEAPRPPGTGPRRVRVLVVDDSAVVRNVFQQELSADPEIEVVGTAPDPFAARDLILERSPDVITLDVEMPRMDGLTFLHKIMRYRPTPVIVVSSLTPAGGALALEALAAGACDVMCKPGAAYSVGEMTADLVEKVKEAAAAGVRAPAPLPPPPRAATSCALSRTTHQVVAIGASTGGTVAIERILVALPPSAPGIVITQHMPELFTRFFAKRLRDQSGLDAREAQGGESVVPGTVLVAPGNRHMLLRRSGARYVVEVKDGPRVNRHRPSVDVMFRSVARTAGSNAVGVILTGMGGDGAQGLLAMREAGARTVAQDEGSCVVYGMPKVAVEAGAVERTLPLDRIAPELLRLTDGALP
- a CDS encoding chemotaxis protein CheD → MSLVTVGIGGLVVTGEPGGVIVTHGLGSCIALVVWDPGRHVGGMLHFQLPTSALSPERARGAPGTFADTGIPLLFERLYARGCRKEDLVVKAAGGGSFNDLYGVFDIGRRNHAAMRRILRRARVAVAAEDVGGARSRTVRLFLDSGRVTVQSGEEIAPL
- a CDS encoding CheR family methyltransferase, coding for MDAETYQGFQRIAHERAGIFLRPGKAALVEARLARRLRELALSTEREYLAHLQAAGGDELVRFLDAISTNFTHFFREADHFEALVQSVRVARRAGQRRFRVWCAGCSSGEEPYTAAMVLEPELDGCDWRILATDLSTRVLARAAEATYADEEVAAIPAALRARFLAARPGPGGSTLHEVVPRLRERVVLRRLNLAEHPYPMRGPLDAIFCRNVMIYFDRPMRAGLVEELERLLRPGAPLFVGHSETLAGIPTRLRSERPSVYRMPEAT